Part of the Streptomyces europaeiscabiei genome is shown below.
CACATCTATCTGCACGAGGTCGGCCACACCTTCGGCCTCGACGACTTCTACGACTGGTCCCCGACGGGCCAGTGCTGCTTCCTGATGAAGGCCGGCAGCGCCGCCCAGATCACCGAGTTCGACAAGTGGATGTTCCGTGACTTCTGGCGCCACATGAAGTCCCGCTACGGTCTCTGACACCCCACCCTTCACCGACGTGCGCGGGGCCGTGACAGATGTCATGGCCCCGCTGTGAAGGCGGTCGTCCACGGGAGGGATGTGGAGCGCACCGGCTGTTCGTGACAATCGCCTGACAGGGACCGGGAGTTGACCGTCCGGGACCATCGGGAACGTCAGGATCGAGGGGGACACGCCGTGCGTATCAAACGTCTCGTCGGGACCGCGCTGGGCACCACGCTTCTGCTCGTCACGGCGGCGCCGACGGTGTCGGCCGCACCCGGGGCGAAGGGCCCGCCCCCGGCGCCCACCGGGCTGGACCGGGCCGAACTGCGGGACACGCTCGACGCGATCCACGAGGCCGGGATGTACGGCACGTACTCGTCGGTGCGTGACGGCCGGGAGCGCTGGACCGGCGCGTCCGGGCTGGCCGACGTGGACACGGGCCGCAAGGTCACCCCGAACATGCGGCACCGTATCGGCAGCATCAGCAAGACGTTCACGTCGGTGGCGATCATGCAGCAGGTGGAGCGGGGCCGGATCAGCCTCGACGCCCCGGTCACCGACTACGTCCCCGAGCTGTTCGACGGGAGCGGCGCCGACCGGGAGCGCGGCGACGCCATCACCGTACGCATGCTCCTCAACCACACGAGCCACATCGGCGACTACGTCCTCGGCGCCTTCCCCTCCCTCCTGGAGAACCCCACCGCCAGCCTCGACGAGGGACGCTTCCGCTCGATCAGGCCCCGGGAACTGGTCCGGCTGGGCCTCGCCGCCGACGCCACCGGCAGCCCCGGCGCGCAGCCCGGCGCGTACTCCAACACCAACTACGTCGTCGCGGGCCTGATCCTGGAGAAGGTCACCGGACAGAAGGCGTCGACGTACATCACCCGCAACGTCATCGAGCGAGCCGGGCTGGACAACACCTCGTACCCGCGCACCCCGTACATCAAGGGCCCGCACGCCAGGATGTACGAGTCGTTCTACGGGCTCATCGACCCGCCCCGCGACTACAGCGTCTACGACATGTCCTGGGCCTACACCGCGGGCGCGATCGTCTCCACGACCGACGACCTCAACCGTTTCTACCGCAAGCTGCTCACCGGCGGCGGCCTCGTCGGCCGGGCGTCCCTCGCCGAGATGCGGCGCACGGTCCCGGTGGAGGTCGCGCCGGGCGCCGCCATCGACTACGGCCTCGGCATCTACACCCTCGACCTCCCCGGCTGCGGGCGTTTCTGGGGCCACGACGGCGGGGTCTTCGGCGCCGGCACGATCAGCCTCACCAGCGCCGACGGCAAGCGCCAGCTCTCCTTGGGCCTGAACCTGATGAAGTACCAGCGCCTCAACGAGGACGGTACGGAACTGGAACCGAGCCCGATCGACGAGGCGATCAACATCCACCTCGTCGAGGCGCTGTGCCCGGCACCGGAGACGGGGGAGGAGCCGGGCGCGGGCTCCGGGGCGGCGCTGAAGTCCCGGATCGCGGCGGCGGACACCGGGCGGATCCTTCCGGACGGCCTGGTGGGTGTGGATCTGTCCACCGGGAGCCGGCCGGTGGCCCCGAACCGGTAGGCCCGTCACGGAGTCACGGCCGTTGGTGGGTAGAACGCTTCCGTAACCGCCCTCGCACCCCAGGGAGAGTAGCGTTTTGCCCACCTTCGTCATCTTCGACCTGGAGTTCACGACCTGGCCGGGGGCCATGGACCAGGACTGGTCGGCCCCCGGCCAGTTGCGGGAGATCGTGCAGATCGGCGCGCTGCGGCTGAGCGAGGAGTACTCCGTCGTCGAGGAGTACGAGACGCTGGTCCGGCCGGTGGTGAATCCCCGGCTCTCGCCGTTCTTCACCACCCTCACCGGGATCGACCAGCGGACGGTCGACCGGGAGGGACTGCCGCCCGCCCGTGCCCTGAGCGACTTCCTCGCCTTCTGCCAGGGGCGGTCCGTGCTCTCCTACGGCAACGACATGCTCGTCCTCGGCGAGAACATCGGCTGGGCGCGGGCCCGGGGCGAGGCGATCAGGCACAACGCCCTCAACCCCGGCTTCCTCAACATCCGCCCCTGGCTGAACACCGTCGCCCCGGCGACGACAGGCAGCAACTCGGGCCGCCTGTGGCAGGCCCTGGGCCTTCCCCGGCCCGCCCCGGGCGACGAACACTCGGCTCTCTTCGACTGCCACTCGATCGCGGCGGCCCTGCGGCACCTGGCGGGGACGGGGGCCACGTTGCCGCCGGGGCTCCTCTGAGGGTTCGGTCGGTCTCGTGAGGGGGTGGGGGCGGTCGGCTCGCGCGGGGCGAGGGGCTGGTCGGCCTCGTGAGGCGGGGGGCCGGTCGGGTATCGCGCGGCGGTCAGGGGGCCGGGTTGTTCGCGAGGCGGTCCAGCTCGGCGCCGATCGCCTCGCGCAGCTCGTCGTGGGGCGGGCCGAGCGCGTACCGGTCGTCGCTCCACCGCTCACGCGGATACAGCCACACCGGCCTGCCGACCAGCTCCGCCGGCTCCCACTCGTAGCGCGGCCACACATGCGCGTGCAGAAACGGGTCCGTGTTCCCGAGGATCTCCAGATTGACCCGCCGGAACGCCGGATCCAGCCGCCCGCAGGCCCGCTCGACGGCCTCGCCCAGCCGGTCCAGGTCCGCGAGGAACGCGGTCCGCGCGTCCCTCGGCAGCTCCGACAGCCGCCCCACCGCCGGGTCGTCCACGAGCAGCACGCAGTACCCCGGCAGGAACTGCGTGTCCCCGATCACCGCGAACCCGGCCGTGAGCCTCCGCAACACGGTCGGGTTCGCACCCCTGAGCGCGCTTCCGATCCGCTCGTTCCGCCAGTCCTCAGCCATGGCCGGTGACTTTACAATCGCCGTCCCGCCGCCCGACCCCGAGTCATCCAGGAGCCGTTGTGTCCGACGAACCCGCCGTCCGCGAACTCCGTCTGGTCGTCACGGCCGCCGACTACGACGCCGCGCTGCACTTCTACCGCGATGTGCTGGGTCTTCCCGAGCGGGCGGCGTTCTCGTCCGACGGCGGGCGGGTGTCGATCCTCGAAGCGGGCCGGGCGACGCTGGAGATCACCGATCCGAACCACGCGGCGTTCATCGACGAGGTGGAGGTCGGCCGTCGCGTGGCCGGTCACATCCGGGTCGCCTTCCAGGTGCACGACTCGACCGCGACCACGGCGAGACTGGCGGCGGCCGGCGCCGAGGTGATCGCCGAACCGACCCGCACCCCCTGGAACTCCCTGAACGCCCGCCTCGAAGCCCCCGGCGACCTTCAGCTGACCCTCTTCACCGAACTCGACGACGCCTGACCGGGCGAGGCCCTGACCGGGTGACGCCCTGACCGGGTGACGTCGGGCCGGGCGTCGCAGGGTCGGGCGTCGCAGGGTCGGGTGACGTCGGGTCGGGCGCCGCAGGGTCGGGCGACACGTGACCGGGCGCCGCAGGGCCGGGCGTCGCAGGGACGGGCGTCGCAGGGTCGGGCGCCGCAGGGTCGGGCGACACGTGACCGGGCACCCGCAGATTGGGTGGCGCAGGGCCGGGTGCCTCCTGATCGGATGAGCCGGATCGGATGGGCCGGGCGACATCTGACCGGAGCACTCGGGACGTGAGGGCCGTCACCGAGGTCGGCTTTGCATGATCATGCGTTGGCATGCATAATATTTCTATGTCCAAGGTCCTCACCTCTCTTCCGGCCGGCGAGCGCGTCGGCATCGCCTTCTCGGGCGGGCTCGACACCTCGGTCGCCGTCGCGTGGATGCGCGACAAGGGTGCTGTCCCCTGCACCTACACGGCTGACATCGGCCAGTACGACGAGCCCGACATCGCCTCGGTGCCCGGCCGCGCGAAGACCTACGGTGCCGAGATCGCGCGCCTGGTCGACTGCCGCGCCGCGCTGGTCGAGGAGGGCCTGGCCGCGCTGACCTGCGGCGCGTTCCACATCCGCTCCGGCGGGCGGGCGTACTTCAACACGACCCCCCTCGGCCGTGCCGTCACCGGCACGCTGCTGGTCCGGGCGATGCTGGAGGACGACGTCCAGATCTGGGGCGACGGTTCGACCTTCAAGGGCAACGACATCGAGCGGTTCTACCGCTACGGCCTGCTCGCCAACCCGCACCTGCGCATCTACAAGCCCTGGCTGGACGCCGACTTCGTCACCGAGCTCGGTGGCCGCAAGGAGATGTCCGAGTGGCTGGTCGCCCACCAGCTGCCGTACCGGGACTCGACGGAGAAGGCGTACTCCACCGACGCCAACATCTGGGGCGCCACCCACGAGGCCAAGACCCTGGAGCACCTGGACACGAGCCTGGAGACCGTCCAGCCGATCATGGGCGTCCGGTTCTGGGACCCCGAGGTCGAGATCGCCACCGAGGACGTGACGATCGGCTTCGACCAGGGCCGCCCGGTCACCATCAACGGCAAGGAGTTCGCCTCCGCCGTCGACCTGGTCATGGAGGCCAACGCCATCGGCGGCCGCCACGGCCTGGGCATGTCCGACCAGATCGAGAACCGCATCATCGAGGCCAAGAGCCGCGGCATCTACGAGGCCCCCGGCATGGCCCTCCTGCACGCCGCGTACGAGCGCCTCGTCAACGCCATCCACAACGAGGACACCCTCGCGCAGTACTACTCCGAGGGCCGTCGCCTCGGCCGGCTGATGTACGAGGGCCGCTGGCTGGACCCGCAGGCCCTGATGATCCGGGAGTCCCTGCAGCGCTGGGTCGGCTCCGCGGTCACCGGCGAGGTCACCCTGCGGCTGCGGCGCGGCGAGGACTACTCGATCCTCGACACCACCGGCCCCCACTTCAGCTACCACCCCGACAAGCTCTCCATGGAGCGCACCGAGGACGCCGCCTTCGGCCCCGTCGACCGCATCGGCCAGCTGACCATGCGCAACCTCGACATCGCCGACTCCCGCGCCAAGCTGGAGCAGTACTCCGTGCTCGGCCTCCTCGGCTCCGGCAGCCCCGCGATCGGCGCGGCCCAGGCCGCGGCCACCGGTCTCATCGGCCGGCTCCCCGAGGGCGGCGCCGAGGCCATCGCCTCCCGCGGCGAGACCACCGGCTCCGACGCCGACGAGCTGCTGGACCGCGCCGCGATGGAGTTCGGCACGGACTGATCGCCGGCAGGCAGCGTACGTACGAAGGGGTCCCCTCGACACCAACCTGTCGAGGGGACCCCTTCGCATGCGCCGGCGGCCACCGCCGCCGGTCACGCCGTCAGGGGCTCCCGCTCTTCTTCAGCGCGTCGAGGACGTGCCCCGCCGCGTACCGGATGTGACGGGAGGCGGGCTGATCCCGGGGCACGGGGCCCAGGGATCAGGAGGACTGGTCAGACCCTCCGAGGGTCGTGCTGTCGCCGGTGCTGCGCGAGCCGGAGCCGCGGCTCGCCTTGCGGGTCAGCTCGCCGCCGAGGAGGGTCGCGGTGGCCACGCCACGCACCCAGCGCGGGGCGTCCCCCCGAGCAGCCCAGAAGACGCAGACGCAGCCGCCGATGACGAGCAGGACGACGACGGACAGTATGAGCACGAGCATGCCCGACCCCTCTTCGTGTGATGGCCCGCGCCATCCTCTCAGAGGCGCCTACCGTGCTGTGCGCAGGTAGTCCAGGCCGACCCGGTCCGTCACCTCGTACGAGCTGTTCAGCCGGTGGACCACTGTCCAACGGCCGTCAGGCACGGCACCGGCGAACACCGATGCCGTTCCTGTGGCTCCGTTGTGCCAGATCAAGGGCAGTGGCCCCGTACGCTGCCATCCGGGTGCGGGTTCGCCGAGTGAGCGCTCGATCACGAGGCCGGTGAGCACCCGTGACAGGGTGCGGGGACTGGCCCACAGGCCGCCTGCGGGCAGGATGGCTCCCGACATGGTCCACGGT
Proteins encoded:
- a CDS encoding 3'-5' exonuclease, translated to MPTFVIFDLEFTTWPGAMDQDWSAPGQLREIVQIGALRLSEEYSVVEEYETLVRPVVNPRLSPFFTTLTGIDQRTVDREGLPPARALSDFLAFCQGRSVLSYGNDMLVLGENIGWARARGEAIRHNALNPGFLNIRPWLNTVAPATTGSNSGRLWQALGLPRPAPGDEHSALFDCHSIAAALRHLAGTGATLPPGLL
- the argG gene encoding argininosuccinate synthase, yielding MSKVLTSLPAGERVGIAFSGGLDTSVAVAWMRDKGAVPCTYTADIGQYDEPDIASVPGRAKTYGAEIARLVDCRAALVEEGLAALTCGAFHIRSGGRAYFNTTPLGRAVTGTLLVRAMLEDDVQIWGDGSTFKGNDIERFYRYGLLANPHLRIYKPWLDADFVTELGGRKEMSEWLVAHQLPYRDSTEKAYSTDANIWGATHEAKTLEHLDTSLETVQPIMGVRFWDPEVEIATEDVTIGFDQGRPVTINGKEFASAVDLVMEANAIGGRHGLGMSDQIENRIIEAKSRGIYEAPGMALLHAAYERLVNAIHNEDTLAQYYSEGRRLGRLMYEGRWLDPQALMIRESLQRWVGSAVTGEVTLRLRRGEDYSILDTTGPHFSYHPDKLSMERTEDAAFGPVDRIGQLTMRNLDIADSRAKLEQYSVLGLLGSGSPAIGAAQAAATGLIGRLPEGGAEAIASRGETTGSDADELLDRAAMEFGTD
- a CDS encoding HIT family protein; this translates as MAEDWRNERIGSALRGANPTVLRRLTAGFAVIGDTQFLPGYCVLLVDDPAVGRLSELPRDARTAFLADLDRLGEAVERACGRLDPAFRRVNLEILGNTDPFLHAHVWPRYEWEPAELVGRPVWLYPRERWSDDRYALGPPHDELREAIGAELDRLANNPAP
- a CDS encoding VOC family protein, whose product is MSDEPAVRELRLVVTAADYDAALHFYRDVLGLPERAAFSSDGGRVSILEAGRATLEITDPNHAAFIDEVEVGRRVAGHIRVAFQVHDSTATTARLAAAGAEVIAEPTRTPWNSLNARLEAPGDLQLTLFTELDDA
- a CDS encoding serine hydrolase domain-containing protein, translating into MRIKRLVGTALGTTLLLVTAAPTVSAAPGAKGPPPAPTGLDRAELRDTLDAIHEAGMYGTYSSVRDGRERWTGASGLADVDTGRKVTPNMRHRIGSISKTFTSVAIMQQVERGRISLDAPVTDYVPELFDGSGADRERGDAITVRMLLNHTSHIGDYVLGAFPSLLENPTASLDEGRFRSIRPRELVRLGLAADATGSPGAQPGAYSNTNYVVAGLILEKVTGQKASTYITRNVIERAGLDNTSYPRTPYIKGPHARMYESFYGLIDPPRDYSVYDMSWAYTAGAIVSTTDDLNRFYRKLLTGGGLVGRASLAEMRRTVPVEVAPGAAIDYGLGIYTLDLPGCGRFWGHDGGVFGAGTISLTSADGKRQLSLGLNLMKYQRLNEDGTELEPSPIDEAINIHLVEALCPAPETGEEPGAGSGAALKSRIAAADTGRILPDGLVGVDLSTGSRPVAPNR